One part of the Amaranthus tricolor cultivar Red isolate AtriRed21 chromosome 16, ASM2621246v1, whole genome shotgun sequence genome encodes these proteins:
- the LOC130802647 gene encoding uncharacterized protein LOC130802647, producing the protein MPPPSGRAVSHMWSYFTKEPTENPDIFLCTCQICESQGVKPLVSYNFARGGGTGSFNKHLAKKHGITKETHATSGSGTISGTGSRQTHVQCTGPSDDQFLHRRNRICHLEDQRKLSSSCYS; encoded by the exons atgccacctcctagtggtagagctgtttcacatatgtggtcgtatttcacaaaagaaccaaccgagaatccagatattttcttatgcacttgtcaaatttgtgaaagtcaaggagtaaagcccttagtttcatacaatttcgccagag gtggtggtacgggatcttttaacaaacatttggcaaagaagcatggaatcacaaaagaaactcatgcaacaagcggcagcgggaccataAGTGGaactggaagccgacagacaca tgtccag TGCACTGGTCCAtcagatgaccagttcctccacagaaggaacagaatcTGTCACTTGGAAGATCAACGCaagctttcttcttcttgttattcttaa